In one Nostoc sp. KVJ3 genomic region, the following are encoded:
- a CDS encoding glycosyltransferase: MKTENRGFITILTGLYSFQDCIHFLAAVRKFHQEPIIILIDKVPVVLYPLLKAFKNIILKPAPANENTVLASREAKLALYTASEFDKTIYLDSDICLLSNINDVFEYLDEYDFLLTEDVEPSILKATNLLRGKQEELLANVVPILQSVGLPLQADSVQYNGGFMAFRKTEVTKVFFEEFKGYFEIVKNNQDKLLLKDQGAFAAAIASVRPHMKTLPPTYNYLSKWGEDYDVQDQIKVLHCTYPYRPQYAKNISRSLYTRVFDRFAKVFLPNQVTNPWRKK; this comes from the coding sequence ATGAAAACAGAAAATAGAGGATTTATTACTATTTTAACCGGGCTTTACTCTTTTCAAGATTGCATTCATTTTTTAGCAGCGGTTAGGAAGTTTCATCAAGAGCCAATAATTATTTTAATTGATAAAGTTCCAGTAGTTCTCTATCCATTATTAAAGGCTTTCAAAAATATAATTTTAAAGCCAGCACCGGCGAATGAAAATACTGTTTTAGCATCAAGGGAAGCAAAGCTGGCTCTATATACAGCCTCGGAGTTTGATAAAACAATTTATCTAGATTCAGATATTTGCTTATTATCTAATATCAACGACGTATTTGAGTATCTAGATGAATATGACTTTTTATTAACTGAAGATGTAGAACCTTCTATTTTGAAAGCTACAAATTTATTACGTGGTAAACAAGAAGAACTCTTAGCAAATGTTGTGCCAATTCTGCAATCGGTAGGTTTACCATTACAAGCAGATAGTGTGCAATATAACGGCGGTTTTATGGCTTTTCGGAAAACAGAAGTAACCAAGGTATTTTTTGAAGAATTTAAAGGTTATTTTGAGATTGTCAAAAATAACCAAGATAAATTGCTCCTAAAAGATCAAGGTGCTTTTGCTGCTGCGATCGCATCTGTACGCCCTCACATGAAAACCCTGCCACCTACCTATAATTATCTCAGTAAGTGGGGAGAAGACTATGATGTTCAAGACCAAATAAAAGTCCTTCACTGTACCTATCCTTATCGACCCCAGTATGCTAAAAATATTAGTCGTTCTTTATACACAAGAGTTTTTGATAGATTTGCTAAAGTATTTTTACCGAATCAAGTTACAAATCCTTGGCGGAAAAAATGA
- a CDS encoding glycosyltransferase family 4 protein, whose translation MREKLKISLLVWNLSTNDGFIRASLLKKALLKLGYKVQIFGFLFDKELYKAISSEDQVYSVSGSNYPDFFKSISEILKIIDGDIIYAIKPQPASFGVALLKKLYSKIPVILDIDDWELSWYGGDKWHYRPTLKQLARDLLKKDGVLRSPNHPLYLKWMEGLVNQANAVTVHTSFLQQRFGGQFVPNGKDTSLFDPTRYNSEESRSRYGLSEYRILMFPGAPRPYKGLEDVLIALDKINQPDLRLVIVGGSPYDNYDEQLQQKWGRWIIKLPNYPADIMPDLVAAAHIVVVPQRDTPETRAQFPLKLTDGMAMAKPILSTRVGDIPKILGDTGYLVEPACPEQITEQIQLIFENLESANQQGIKARQRCVELYSIEAMSSVLESVITRL comes from the coding sequence ATGAGAGAAAAATTAAAGATATCACTGCTGGTATGGAATTTATCAACTAATGATGGTTTTATTCGTGCATCTTTATTAAAAAAAGCCCTGCTCAAATTAGGCTATAAAGTGCAAATATTCGGATTTTTATTTGATAAAGAGTTATATAAAGCGATCTCTTCTGAAGATCAAGTATATTCTGTCAGTGGCTCAAATTATCCAGATTTTTTTAAATCTATTAGTGAAATTCTCAAAATTATTGATGGAGATATTATTTATGCAATCAAACCTCAGCCAGCAAGTTTTGGTGTTGCACTTTTAAAGAAACTCTATAGCAAAATACCAGTTATTTTAGATATAGATGACTGGGAACTTAGCTGGTATGGTGGCGACAAATGGCATTATCGTCCTACACTCAAACAGTTAGCGAGGGATTTACTTAAAAAAGATGGAGTTTTGAGATCGCCTAATCATCCTTTGTATTTGAAATGGATGGAAGGTTTGGTGAATCAAGCTAATGCAGTAACCGTACATACTAGCTTTTTGCAGCAGCGTTTTGGCGGTCAGTTTGTTCCCAATGGTAAAGATACCTCCTTATTTGACCCGACTCGATACAATTCTGAAGAAAGTAGAAGTCGTTATGGTTTATCTGAATATCGAATTTTAATGTTTCCTGGTGCGCCAAGACCTTATAAAGGTCTAGAAGATGTTCTGATAGCACTAGATAAAATTAATCAGCCAGACTTAAGACTAGTGATTGTGGGTGGTAGTCCTTATGATAATTATGATGAGCAACTTCAACAAAAGTGGGGACGCTGGATTATCAAATTGCCAAATTATCCAGCTGATATTATGCCTGATTTGGTAGCAGCAGCTCACATCGTAGTCGTTCCCCAGCGAGATACCCCAGAAACTCGCGCTCAATTTCCCTTAAAGTTGACAGATGGCATGGCAATGGCTAAACCTATATTATCAACACGCGTTGGAGATATTCCCAAAATCTTAGGTGATACTGGTTATTTAGTCGAGCCAGCTTGTCCTGAACAGATTACAGAACAGATTCAATTGATTTTTGAGAATTTAGAGTCCGCAAATCAGCAAGGTATCAAGGCAAGACAAAGATGTGTGGAACTCTATAGTATAGAGGCGATGTCTTCTGTACTAGAGTCGGTAATTACTCGGTTGTAA